One genomic segment of Deltaproteobacteria bacterium includes these proteins:
- a CDS encoding pyridoxamine 5'-phosphate oxidase family protein yields MNIVDVLKPGGRGVIGTASKAGVVNMAVYAVPHVLDAETVAWGMTDGRTWNNVRENPNASYTYFAPGEGFRGARLTLSLSRTEDSGEMLSKIRERTAASSPGNPAAVKHVAYFKVVETRPLV; encoded by the coding sequence ATGAACATCGTGGACGTTCTGAAGCCGGGAGGACGCGGCGTGATCGGCACCGCGTCGAAGGCCGGGGTGGTCAACATGGCGGTGTATGCGGTTCCCCATGTCCTGGACGCCGAAACGGTCGCGTGGGGGATGACGGACGGCAGGACGTGGAACAACGTCCGGGAGAATCCGAACGCGTCCTACACGTACTTCGCCCCCGGCGAAGGATTCCGCGGGGCACGTCTCACGCTCTCGCTTTCCCGCACGGAGGATTCGGGGGAGATGCTCTCGAAGATCCGCGAGCGGACCGCGGCCTCGAGCCCCGGAAACCCGGCGGCGGTCAAGCACGTGGCGTACTTCAAGGTGGTTGAAACCCGCCCCCTCGTATAA
- a CDS encoding dienelactone hydrolase family protein codes for MAFVFAGVSPARAEVKTEVVEYRHGDVVLEGYLAYDAALRGKRPGVLVVHEWNGHNPYVRKRAEQLARLGYVAFALDMYGKGVRAKDAKESAALAGIYKGDRKLMRARAAAGLDVLRSRPETDPARLAAIGYCFGGTTVLELARSGADLVSVVSFHGGLDTPTPGDARNIKGKVLALHGGDDPSVPAKQVEAFQEEMRKGGVDWQFAAYGGAVHSFTNPEAGSDNSKGAAYNERADRRSWEAMKAFFAETLN; via the coding sequence ATGGCCTTCGTGTTCGCCGGGGTTTCCCCGGCGCGGGCGGAGGTGAAGACCGAAGTGGTGGAATATCGGCACGGCGACGTCGTGCTGGAAGGGTACCTGGCGTACGACGCCGCCCTCCGAGGGAAGCGCCCCGGGGTCCTGGTGGTCCACGAATGGAACGGCCACAACCCGTATGTCCGGAAGCGGGCGGAGCAGTTGGCCAGGCTGGGGTACGTCGCGTTCGCGTTGGACATGTACGGCAAAGGCGTGCGGGCGAAGGACGCGAAGGAGTCGGCCGCCCTCGCGGGAATCTACAAGGGGGACCGGAAGCTGATGCGGGCCCGCGCCGCGGCCGGGCTTGACGTTCTTCGGAGTCGTCCGGAAACCGACCCGGCGCGTCTTGCCGCGATCGGATACTGTTTCGGCGGGACCACGGTGCTTGAGCTGGCCCGGAGCGGGGCGGACCTGGTATCGGTGGTCAGCTTCCACGGGGGGCTGGACACCCCGACCCCCGGCGACGCGCGCAACATCAAGGGGAAGGTGCTGGCGCTCCACGGCGGGGACGACCCGTCCGTCCCGGCGAAGCAGGTCGAGGCGTTCCAGGAGGAGATGCGCAAGGGGGGAGTGGACTGGCAGTTCGCCGCCTACGGCGGGGCCGTCCACAGCTTCACCAACCCCGAGGCGGGGAGCGACAACTCGAAGGGTGCTGCGTACAACGAACGGGCGGATCGCCGATCGTGGGAGGCGATGAAGGCCTTCTTCGCGGAAACGTTGAATTGA
- the mutY gene encoding A/G-specific adenine glycosylase, translating into MSGVPSRTKGNSRTAAWISAALLRWFRTAARPMAWRETREPYRIWVSEIMLQQTRVETVAPYYDRFLLKFPDVRSLAVAQQDDVLKAWEGLGYYSRARNLHRAAGIVVARHGAKVPRTVEALEALPGIGRSTAGAIAAIAFGADVPILDANARRVVARLFAVEGDLRSSAVENVLWKRSASLVRTGKGRDTALAVMDLGAVVCLPNFPRCAECPLRSRCSSYLRGLQDSIPPKRAKKIVPHHDVVAAVFRRKDGALFLMRRPSDGLLGGLWAFPSGRRDPEETLEDALRRSLREKLQVRAVIQREVGVVRHAYTHYRITLHGFLCGTSGGALPAGEGTGWLPRRGEGTFALPRADRKLVEIIHREEER; encoded by the coding sequence TTGAGCGGAGTACCTTCCCGAACCAAGGGAAATTCGCGCACCGCGGCGTGGATCTCCGCCGCGCTCCTGCGGTGGTTCCGGACGGCGGCCCGGCCGATGGCGTGGCGGGAGACCCGGGAACCGTATCGCATCTGGGTCTCGGAGATCATGCTCCAGCAGACCCGGGTCGAAACCGTCGCTCCCTATTACGACCGCTTTCTCCTGAAATTTCCCGATGTGAGATCCCTTGCCGTCGCGCAGCAGGATGACGTCCTGAAGGCGTGGGAAGGGCTCGGGTACTATTCCCGCGCGAGAAACCTCCACCGGGCCGCCGGGATCGTCGTCGCCCGCCATGGCGCCAAGGTGCCGCGCACGGTGGAGGCGCTCGAGGCGCTCCCCGGGATCGGCCGATCGACGGCCGGGGCGATCGCCGCGATCGCCTTCGGGGCGGATGTCCCGATCCTCGACGCGAACGCCCGCCGCGTCGTCGCCCGTCTCTTCGCCGTCGAAGGGGATCTCCGTTCCTCCGCGGTGGAGAACGTTCTTTGGAAACGATCCGCCAGCCTGGTGCGAACGGGGAAGGGGCGGGACACGGCCCTCGCGGTGATGGACCTGGGCGCCGTCGTTTGCCTGCCGAACTTCCCGCGCTGCGCGGAGTGCCCCCTGCGATCCCGCTGTTCCTCCTACCTCCGGGGGCTCCAGGATTCGATCCCCCCGAAACGCGCGAAGAAAATTGTCCCGCATCACGACGTCGTGGCGGCGGTGTTCCGCCGGAAGGACGGGGCGCTGTTCCTGATGCGTCGCCCGTCGGACGGCCTTCTCGGGGGATTGTGGGCCTTCCCTTCGGGGAGACGCGACCCGGAGGAGACCCTCGAGGATGCGCTGCGGCGTTCGCTTCGGGAGAAACTTCAGGTGCGCGCGGTGATTCAAAGGGAAGTGGGAGTCGTGCGACATGCCTATACCCACTACCGAATCACGCTTCACGGCTTCCTTTGCGGAACGTCGGGGGGTGCGTTGCCGGCGGGAGAAGGGACGGGGTGGCTCCCAAGGCGCGGGGAGGGGACGTTCGCCCTTCCACGGGCCGACCGGAAGTTGGTCGAAATCATCCATCGGGAGGAAGAAAGATGA
- a CDS encoding DUF523 domain-containing protein — translation MPERVKILVSACLLGEKVRYDGGHKRNPFLIETLGPFVEWVRVCPEVDCGLPVPREAMRLVGDPKRPRLVTNRTGIDPTERMEGWAKVRLEALSGLNLRGYICKKDSPSCGMEPVGVFTRMFIERFPHLPVEEEGRLTDPVLRKRFIQRVKA, via the coding sequence TTGCCTGAGCGGGTGAAGATCCTCGTCAGCGCCTGCCTGCTGGGGGAGAAGGTCCGCTACGACGGCGGACACAAGCGGAATCCCTTCCTGATCGAGACGCTGGGTCCCTTCGTGGAGTGGGTGCGGGTCTGCCCGGAGGTCGATTGCGGGCTTCCGGTCCCGCGCGAGGCGATGCGACTTGTGGGGGATCCGAAGCGCCCGCGCCTGGTCACGAACAGGACCGGGATCGACCCCACGGAACGGATGGAGGGGTGGGCGAAGGTGCGGCTCGAAGCGCTATCCGGCCTCAACCTGCGCGGGTACATCTGCAAGAAGGACTCCCCGAGCTGCGGGATGGAACCGGTGGGGGTCTTCACCCGCATGTTCATCGAGCGGTTCCCCCATCTTCCGGTGGAGGAGGAGGGACGCCTTACCGACCCGGTGCTGCGTAAGAGGTTCATCCAACGGGTCAAGGCCTGA